The sequence ATATTGACGGTATCTCCTGCCGTATCCGTAACGATAAGCTTTACACGATATGTGCCACCTGATGCGAACACATGGTTTACGGGATTTCCGCTGGAAACAGCACCGCCACCGAAATGCCATGAGTAGAAATAGACGCCTGAACCCCCGGAAACGCTGGCGTTGAAGGTAGCATTGTACGGTGCAACACCGTTGCTTGAAGGCAGGACAGTTATGATTCCGTTCAGAGGAGGGAAGACGCGTATGGTTTCGGAGGCGTTTGCGGACGATCCGTAATAGTCCTTCACTGTCAGAAACAGTGAATAGTTTCCCACAGCAGTGTAGGTGACGTTGAGCGACATACCGCTAGATCTGTAAACTACGGACTGGTTGGCATACTGCCAGCTAGCGGCATATGGCTGTCTGCCGCCAGCAACCACAGCCGTGAATGTTATACGCAGCGGATAGCTGCCTCCCAGTCTGCTCGAATTTATTGAAACGGCAAGGTGGGGATAAACAGCTATGCTGAAAATAGATTGTGCAGTGTAGTAGCCGTTCGGTGCTCCCGTATCCAGCGCATACACGGTCACAAGAGCAGAAATCGTGTCGCCGCTGGAATAAACATGTGTCGCAGTCGCCGAACCGGAATCGTTCAGGTACGAGCCATCACCGAATGCATAATCGAATGAAGTGGAAATGACTCCGAACGGTTCATTGCTGACAGCGGTGGAAAAAGAGACGGCGAGAGGTGCGTCCCCGTTTGAAGGAGTTCCGGAAAGGGCCGCCGACATTGTATTCCCCGGCGCGCTGTACGCTGTCACGTTGAAAAATGAAACGGATGTTTCGGATGCGTTATCTGTCACAGTAAGGCGAAATGAATAGTTTCCTGCGTGCGAAATCTTAGCTACCGTGGCTGCCGAGCTGTTGAATGTTCTCCATCCTCCCGATGAGTTGTTTATAGCCCAGTTTATGTTGTACGGACGCAGGCCGCCGGTTATGTTTGCATACAGCGAAACAGAGAGCGGAATGTCTCCCCAGGAGGGAGAGCCGGTTGCATGTGCTGCGAGTGGTTGTGTCGGCTGTCTCGCCAGCACAAGAAGGAGATTGTAGACGGACGGAGTACCGATGCCGGTGACCATATCATATCCCGGTCCTGCGCTGTAGTAGCCGTTGTAACCCGAAGTGACATCATTGAATGAAACTGAATAATTGGCGCTGTTGAGAATTTTGTAAATGGCTGGATTCAGGAAACCAATTGGTCCCTCACTTTTTGCAAGCCGGACCTGGTTCTCCAGTGAAATTATTCCGCCCCAGATAGGTGCACCAAAACTCGTTCCGCCGGCCTCATCCCATGTGTTGTTGTAATATACGAAGTAGCCGCTGCTCGGTTTCGCATTAAGGGAAACGTCAGGTACCTCCCTTCCGCCGCCAGATACAAAATCTCCATATCCTGTCTGCCAGGAAGGCCTGCTGAAGACAGTGCTTACGCCTCCTCCGCTCCTGTTCCATCCTGTCTCGGAAGAGACTGCGACATTGCTTCCGGATTGTGTCAGGTTAAGCCATGTCCCGCCCACTCCGGTCACGAACGGCGACGAAGCAGGGAAGTCGACAGTTGGAGAAGACGTATTGTCATATGCGCCGAAATCTCCGCTTGCAGCGAAGGTTGTGATACCTTCCGCGGCCGCCTGCATGAATGTCTGGTTATCGGAAGACATTGTTGACGTAGGTGTCTGACTCTCGGGAGTTCCCCAGCTCGTTGTCATTACAGAGGAGAGATTGTGTTCGACAACATAGTTGAAAAGCTCTGTAAACGTGGACAGCTGCGGATTCGGCCCCTCAATTACATTGATTGTTGCGTTGGGAGCTGTTGAACTCATCCATTCAGTGTCAAGAGTCGTTTCAAGATCCAGCTGTGAAGTTTGCCCGTACGGCTGGAGCACATTTATTCTCTTTGGCACAATCGAAAATGTATTGTCGAAATTTGCAACCGTTGAATTACTGAAAGCGTAGGCTGTTACAATTGAAACAGCAGTGCCCGAACCCGAATATCCGTCACTGTAAATGCCGGTAAAATTATACGCCTCATGTATTGTTGCGGGGTTGTATGGTGGTGAAGCATCCGGTCCTGACGGAGGCGTATAATATGGAGCTGCCGAATTGTTAACATAAAGGGCGGGATGGGATGCAACATCAAAATTCTGGAGACCCTCTATTCCGTTTACCAGGGGCGCTATCTGAAAAGGGACGGTGACGGTGCCTGCTGCGGTATAGTAAGTTTTGCCTTGAAGAGTGAATGAAATCATAGTTACTCCAAAAGCGGAGGACACAGAGGAAGGTGTCGCAGTTGCCTCCAGGAGAAGCCTGTCCGAAGCCACGTGCAGCACATGAATCCCGTGGCTCTGAAGATAGTCCGTCACAGCGTGCACCTGGGACTCAGTCGGAGAAAAACGGGAATCAAACTGCGCGGGCGAAAGAAACGCATGGTAATTGTAGCTTGCAGGATTCGATTGTTCCGCAATCAGCGTGGCAAGCGCCTGCTCATGGTTCAGTTTGAGCGATACCAGAATGTGAAACGTTGCATCATCGAGTTTATGGACAGACGCAGAGCCGGCTGGAACAGGCAGACCATCGGAATTTACCGGAAGGTAGAAATCAGGAGATCTTCCTGTAGGCGGGAAAGAGGACAATTGAATCAGGCTTGCAGAAAGAAGAACAACCATTACCGAGGCTAGTATGACTTTTTTCATTCAGAATCACATGCCGAAATTGTTTTTATTCGTTTTGCCTGTTGCTGACAGGCAAAGTAAACGCAGTGATCGGATTCGGGTTTTACAGCACTTGCCATGTTTGCTATTTAAATTTAAGGTTCTGAACAGCAGCTTCAGTAAATATTAATATGAATTGTTGGGTAATAAAAGAATGGTGAGTGGATGCCTACCGAAGAAGAAGTGCTCGAAACTTTGAGAGAATGTTACGATCCTGAAATACCCATCAACATAGTGGATCTTGGGCTCGTTTACAACGTTTCAATCGAGGACGGCAAGGTTTCGGTGACAATGACACTGACAGCCCCTGGGTGTCCTGTCAGCGGTATGCTGAAGGATGATGTAACTTCGAAACTGCTCTCCATAAACGGTGTGAAAGAGGCAAACGTGGATATTGTCTGGGAACCCGTCTGGACCCCGGAAAAAATGTCTGAAGATGCAAAGAGGCAACTCGGCTGGATGACCTGAATGGGTGCATAGCTCCAATATTGTTACAGCATTGCGGCATCAGAAGTTAACGCCGTATCTTGATGCGAGTTTGGTTATATCCCTGTCAGCCCATTTGAAGAACTCTTTCTGGCTCACAGAAACGACATCTATGCCGTTTCCAGTGGCCGAATCCCTTTTCAGTGCGGCGCAGATGGCCCTGACAGCAAGGTCAAGGGCTTCTTCCCTTGGCAGATCGGTTGACTTATATCTGTCCTCCATAACACCGTAAACGTATGGTGAGCCTGATCCCACCGATATGAAGTCGTCCTCTTCCGCCCCGCCGGCCGGGTCGACAGAATAGACGTGAGATCCTGTTTTATCGACACCCGCCACTATGGGAAATGTATATTCCGGATAGAATTTGGTCTGATTGAGCATGTTTGCTAGGAGTGTGGATATTCCGCCAACACTGATCTCGAAGCCGTTCTTGAACTTGAAAATGTTGCTTTCAGCCTGAAGAACCCTTACGACGTGCTGGCTGTCTCCAAGCCCGCCGGCTATAGTTGCTACAATGTGATCGCTTATCCGGTGGAGCTTGGTTGTGTTCTTTGAGCTGATCATTGTGTCCATCGTTGCCCTGCGATCGGTCGCCACGAGGATGCCGTCCTTCCATTTGAATCCCAGTGTTGTTGTCCCTGTCGACTGAATTGTGCCTGCCATATGCAGAAGTTATAATTATTCGATATATTAACGATTTGATGTGCCGGCGGCGCTTTTGAGGAAAAATACCCGTCCAGGATGTATATTCAGCTTTCTTAATAGCTGTTTTGGAAAAAGGGGGCAAAAGGCTGTTCCTGAATAAAAATGAAATTAAGAGATTTGTGCAAGAATAAACCGCATCACAGATTGTTGCAGAATTACTCTTACTTCTTCATTACTTTCATGAAGCCGCCGCTCTCGTGAACGGAAAGCCCCCGGGCATAAAGCAGGTTTTCGAAATCATCCCAGGTTGTCTCCTCGAGTCTCGGGTTGTTACCCTTGGTAAACTCGAGCTTTGTCGTTCCCTTCACCTTCGCGGGTCTTAGTCCCTTTGAGTATGCAATTCTCTTTGCTTCCTCGAAGGGAATCTCTCTCATTGCCATTTCTGATGCATCCCTCTCTTCTGTTTTTAGCCACTTTCGCAGCTGTTGGCTATATCGCAAAGCAAGTATTTCATACTTTCCGTCAGACAATTGTCTTACTTTATGCAGTTAAATTTATATACAAATATCCAAAAGGCGCCTGAACTGCGGCCTAACGGCGGCCAGACAGCACGGTCGTTTCAAGTCGATAGGAGAAAATATAATAAAATATCTTATTGCGGTTCAGCAATGAGGTGGGCAATGAAAAGCAAAGAATGGCAAAACGAAGCTGTAAAGCTCACGATTCCATTCTCAGAGCCGGGTCTTTCCACCTCAATGCTGCTGGAGGTCAAGGGGGAAGACGAGAGGCAGATTCTGGTTGAATGCGGTGACGGCACGTCCAGCTTCCTATTTTCGAAGTACGGTCGGAATTCTGCGAGGTACGAAACGCTGTCTGACGTACTGATATCGCATGAGCACATGGATCATGCAGGCGGAATACCTTCATTTCTGCTTCTCATGGAAGTTGCGGGAAGAACAGCAGATCTGAATATTTTTACGCCGTGCGGTGACAGCGGTTTCATAGGGAACGTTATCAGGCAAATTCAGCCGAAATTGCACTTTATCGTCAATGTGGCAAGTTCATATGACAAATTCAGTTACCCGGTCAAATCACCAGTCGTATTCCGGAGTTTCAGAACACGGCACAGAGACAGCTTTCCTTCCAACAGGTGCGGTGACATAGTTCCTTCAAATGGGTACTGCATAACGGTTAACGGCAGTAAACTCGTTTTTTCGGGTGATACGGGACCGTGCAGGGAACTGGAGGAGGAGTGCAGCGGAGCCGAACTGGCGGTTATCGAGTCGACGTGGGATAAGCCGGTTGACTGCGATTCGCTTCATCTTACGGTCGCACAGGCAAAACGATACGGTTCATTGGCAAAAGATCACATATTAATCCATCCGGTCAGGGATGTCTGAATATCAAAGAACAGGATATCTAGTGCAGGTAGTCCGCAGATTCTGAAAGCCACTCTTCAGTGACCACCTCTTTGCGTGAAGGTATGAACACATGGAAAACCGAGCCGCTTCCCACCTTGCTCTCGACCCAAATCCTGCCGCCATGCCTGTCAACGATGAGCTTCGAAATCGGAAGGCCGAACCTGAAACCGGTGCCGGAATGCAGGATTGAAGCATCAACAACATAATATCTGTCAAATATGAACGGCATATCTTCATCAGTAATGCCCCTCCCAGTATCCTCAACCGAAAGCAGGACTCCGTCCCTTTCGTTTTTAAGTGAAATGATTATTTTCCCGCCCGGATTCGTGTATTTCACCGCGTTAGAGACAAGATTGTGAAACACCTTTTTCATCAGCGAATAATTGGCATTTACTTTCGCCAGATCTTCCTGAATATCGACTTTCAGATCAATGGATTTTGTATCAAGTTGGGGGGAAATCATCGAAGTGACCTCTTCAACCAAAGGCACCATGGAGATTGGCTGCATTTCTATTTCCAGCAACATAGCTTCCATTCTTGTGAATTCCAGCATATTTGTTATTATCTCATTCAGTTCGGTTACGCTTGCTAGAAGGCTTTCTACGTTCTTCATCTCAGTTTCGTTGAATTTGCCTACCTTCCCCATTTTCATGAGCTCTATGTATACCTTGATAGATGTCAGAGGGGTCCGCAGCTCGTGGGCCGCAATGCTTGAGAAATTTGAACGCAGCGTATCCAGCCGGCTCAGTTTGTTGAGAGCGTCATATGTTGCCCTGAAATTTCTGGAGTTTTCGATACCGGTCGAAACTATGGCGGATACAGTCTGGATAAAGTCAAGGTCTATCTTACTGAACGAACCCTCAGAAATATTTAAGCAAACAATGGCGCCGAGTAATTTACCGGCAAAAGATATCGGTGCCCCCATGATTGATTTAATCGCATCTCCTTTGACTATATCTGCAAAGGCTGATCTGAAATCATCAGGAAAGTTTGAGATTGCCGTTTGGCACTTGCTTTCATTCTCAAAAGAAAAATAGCCTCCGGATTCTGTAATCACAGAAGCAAAACCGTTCTGTTTTTCCCCATACAGCTTCCACCGGCCGATGCCTGCACCCAGAGATTCCTCCACGAGGTTTTTATTATGACCGGAGGCAAACTCCAGCCGCAGCTGCCCGTTTTCATCCAGAAGGAAAATTAGCACAATATCCGGGGAAGTGAATGCCGTAACCTCCTCACAGCTGTAGTTCAGAATTGAACGAAGCTCAAATGTTGAACTTACATTTCTGGCGATTCGCAGTTCGGAAGACAGCGCGGAAAGAGAAAGAGAAGAATTGATTGCATTGCGTCTGCTCTCGATGACATTAGAGAATGCGGATGCTATTGAGGCAGCTATCTCCATATTTTCTCCCGAGACATGTTTTCTCTGCAAGTCAAAGGCTACAAAAACGTCCTCACTGTCGTCATCATGCTTATTCCCGGGAAGTATCAGGAGTGTGGAAACTCCACATCTGCTCAAACCAGGTCGTTCCAGCAGATCCTTTGATGAGATTTGAATCACTTTTCCTGCGGATTCCATATCTTTCGACAGAATGACGTCGCAGATTAACTTCCCAATGTCATTTATCAGCTTTGCATCGACGCTTTCTGCGGAAGAGAATACTGAAATGCAGTGAACGACTGCATCTCTCTTCCGCAGGCTGTAGAGAGCGGAGTGCGACATGCCTGTCACCTTTGATACAAGCAGGCAGAATCTTGACGAAACATCTGTCTCGTTTAGCTTCCAGCCGGTGCCGTCGGTTTTGAATGAGGAGGAAATCAGGTCGGACATATCAGCGCCAATGGAAAAATTCAATGACTTCATGCTTTGGGAGCCCATCATAAAAAGAAAATTTCCAAAAATACCAGCGTAACGCATGATGGACAGGTTACCGGTTTCTGATAACGCCGGCGATTTTCTGCCGAGAAGAAACAAATAGAAGAGCGGATAGGAGGAATTGTTGCCGACAGGCCCGGGCACAAGCAGGCCACTTTTAAAATTGTGCTGTTTGAGACCTGCGATTGTCTCTATTGTTATCTGCCGATTAAGAAAATCGGA comes from Candidatus Sysuiplasma jiujiangense and encodes:
- a CDS encoding PKD domain-containing protein, with product MKKVILASVMVVLLSASLIQLSSFPPTGRSPDFYLPVNSDGLPVPAGSASVHKLDDATFHILVSLKLNHEQALATLIAEQSNPASYNYHAFLSPAQFDSRFSPTESQVHAVTDYLQSHGIHVLHVASDRLLLEATATPSSVSSAFGVTMISFTLQGKTYYTAAGTVTVPFQIAPLVNGIEGLQNFDVASHPALYVNNSAAPYYTPPSGPDASPPYNPATIHEAYNFTGIYSDGYSGSGTAVSIVTAYAFSNSTVANFDNTFSIVPKRINVLQPYGQTSQLDLETTLDTEWMSSTAPNATINVIEGPNPQLSTFTELFNYVVEHNLSSVMTTSWGTPESQTPTSTMSSDNQTFMQAAAEGITTFAASGDFGAYDNTSSPTVDFPASSPFVTGVGGTWLNLTQSGSNVAVSSETGWNRSGGGVSTVFSRPSWQTGYGDFVSGGGREVPDVSLNAKPSSGYFVYYNNTWDEAGGTSFGAPIWGGIISLENQVRLAKSEGPIGFLNPAIYKILNSANYSVSFNDVTSGYNGYYSAGPGYDMVTGIGTPSVYNLLLVLARQPTQPLAAHATGSPSWGDIPLSVSLYANITGGLRPYNINWAINNSSGGWRTFNSSAATVAKISHAGNYSFRLTVTDNASETSVSFFNVTAYSAPGNTMSAALSGTPSNGDAPLAVSFSTAVSNEPFGVISTSFDYAFGDGSYLNDSGSATATHVYSSGDTISALVTVYALDTGAPNGYYTAQSIFSIAVYPHLAVSINSSRLGGSYPLRITFTAVVAGGRQPYAASWQYANQSVVYRSSGMSLNVTYTAVGNYSLFLTVKDYYGSSANASETIRVFPPLNGIITVLPSSNGVAPYNATFNASVSGGSGVYFYSWHFGGGAVSSGNPVNHVFASGGTYRVKLIVTDTAGDTVNITTQLTIQGLGLIPLLENHTTLIILFLTIIIAATASYFIVRKK
- a CDS encoding metal-sulfur cluster assembly factor, which produces MPTEEEVLETLRECYDPEIPINIVDLGLVYNVSIEDGKVSVTMTLTAPGCPVSGMLKDDVTSKLLSINGVKEANVDIVWEPVWTPEKMSEDAKRQLGWMT
- a CDS encoding proteasome subunit beta, translating into MAGTIQSTGTTTLGFKWKDGILVATDRRATMDTMISSKNTTKLHRISDHIVATIAGGLGDSQHVVRVLQAESNIFKFKNGFEISVGGISTLLANMLNQTKFYPEYTFPIVAGVDKTGSHVYSVDPAGGAEEDDFISVGSGSPYVYGVMEDRYKSTDLPREEALDLAVRAICAALKRDSATGNGIDVVSVSQKEFFKWADRDITKLASRYGVNF
- a CDS encoding MBL fold metallo-hydrolase, whose amino-acid sequence is MKSKEWQNEAVKLTIPFSEPGLSTSMLLEVKGEDERQILVECGDGTSSFLFSKYGRNSARYETLSDVLISHEHMDHAGGIPSFLLLMEVAGRTADLNIFTPCGDSGFIGNVIRQIQPKLHFIVNVASSYDKFSYPVKSPVVFRSFRTRHRDSFPSNRCGDIVPSNGYCITVNGSKLVFSGDTGPCRELEEECSGAELAVIESTWDKPVDCDSLHLTVAQAKRYGSLAKDHILIHPVRDV
- a CDS encoding GAF domain-containing sensor histidine kinase, encoding MDGHSIFNLTVPIKDDSFCHASLVDPATTDSGNLEESMIRTIRGSFILSGSMGESSVTLQADESRSGFDKGLSGLSYALDRLRRNISHNLLVDRIALYIYTDGGLMESGLFSHIEPSLSDCCNDSNVFLELNILLKMQISVSLDSNVAPAFSTLAKFYSGMILCPVAIASNYILIFLIDPGDSPFKQLEDFATLLQRLIRSLLLGNIRDAADIEIAAKSQFLVEALNEISLTADIPSLLEVSFSALSGILGNSSELCLLSISNGTVSCCPEFCKCTDRNSSSAGRYLAGDINVHRASAEQVVIISEKNEVSSTSLSEPPVSGVPDSGNGLNYLCYIPLMKSGATASTVYARTAADAEYSYLSAALNAISVAARSRSREISLLTQLIAERENLDGLRSLISTFSSRNVSENPVNNVANNLLSAFSKLTCAVYFKKGGDPECISVARRFNGPVGTADLSNLTADQLAPDYSDTLIFETKNSNDNQLGKLMVSIFGERIKYDNQVCIGLFQHSGKDLISLLCVISNESIQAANATASSLKPVFRAICMLENFREGISARRSIDSVNRALLEEFGKLDPQTTLYELCSTFCRLMADAFGFELAIFYHYSPAGHYKLICSYPENETGLNEEIRVEDIPASHHSTYRISQSDFLNRQITIETIAGLKQHNFKSGLLVPGPVGNNSSYPLFYLFLLGRKSPALSETGNLSIMRYAGIFGNFLFMMGSQSMKSLNFSIGADMSDLISSSFKTDGTGWKLNETDVSSRFCLLVSKVTGMSHSALYSLRKRDAVVHCISVFSSAESVDAKLINDIGKLICDVILSKDMESAGKVIQISSKDLLERPGLSRCGVSTLLILPGNKHDDDSEDVFVAFDLQRKHVSGENMEIAASIASAFSNVIESRRNAINSSLSLSALSSELRIARNVSSTFELRSILNYSCEEVTAFTSPDIVLIFLLDENGQLRLEFASGHNKNLVEESLGAGIGRWKLYGEKQNGFASVITESGGYFSFENESKCQTAISNFPDDFRSAFADIVKGDAIKSIMGAPISFAGKLLGAIVCLNISEGSFSKIDLDFIQTVSAIVSTGIENSRNFRATYDALNKLSRLDTLRSNFSSIAAHELRTPLTSIKVYIELMKMGKVGKFNETEMKNVESLLASVTELNEIITNMLEFTRMEAMLLEIEMQPISMVPLVEEVTSMISPQLDTKSIDLKVDIQEDLAKVNANYSLMKKVFHNLVSNAVKYTNPGGKIIISLKNERDGVLLSVEDTGRGITDEDMPFIFDRYYVVDASILHSGTGFRFGLPISKLIVDRHGGRIWVESKVGSGSVFHVFIPSRKEVVTEEWLSESADYLH